One genomic segment of Paenibacillus xylanexedens includes these proteins:
- a CDS encoding S-layer homology domain-containing protein — MNNRLKDITNQRIWKMVLCWLLTLGSVAGYSSTVQAATVQQQFQDTHTSYAKDAITHLVAKGIAAGTSETTFEPKKAVTRAEFATFAVRLLGLKSVKNNINPYQDISMNAWYYGNVAAMTNLFILEGKGQGTFQPNASITREEAAALLVRMLKQQPVETSLLSSTYFDAADISDWARPYVQTVYQLGLMRGSGGVFRPHDQVTREEAAVMLDAILQKKTWSEQLQRGDELGVQLGWQYNSTTAEFKKQVEQSEVNTLVPRWFFLNSSMNVTDHADPALISWASATDRQLWPLLGNRSDSALTHQMLSSSANRAAVISQVAAYVKTYKLDGINVDFENVDPADREGLTAFVTSLTATLHALGAVVSVDVSPDLGTDWTDAFDYAKLGAVSDYMVLMGYEEHWNGDPKAGSVASLPWVEKALDTMLSEVVRAKTILALPLYTRDWSSVNPATSSWDITLADQGMRAHATGSVRRWDASLVQYIIGYNSNGKPRYIWAEDSRSLSAKVLMSEQRQIAGLAYWYMGGETADVWNAISNASRFESYNF; from the coding sequence GTGAATAATAGATTAAAAGACATAACGAACCAACGGATATGGAAAATGGTTTTATGCTGGTTATTAACACTTGGATCGGTGGCTGGATACAGCTCTACTGTTCAGGCTGCAACCGTGCAGCAACAGTTTCAGGATACGCACACCAGTTACGCCAAGGATGCCATTACACATCTGGTGGCAAAAGGCATTGCTGCCGGTACGTCAGAGACTACGTTTGAACCGAAGAAAGCCGTTACTCGTGCAGAATTTGCGACGTTTGCTGTGAGATTACTAGGTTTGAAGTCCGTTAAAAATAATATAAATCCCTATCAGGATATAAGCATGAATGCTTGGTATTACGGCAACGTTGCTGCCATGACGAATCTTTTTATTCTGGAGGGCAAGGGTCAGGGAACGTTCCAGCCTAATGCTTCCATTACGCGCGAAGAAGCGGCTGCCCTCCTTGTGCGAATGTTAAAACAACAACCCGTAGAGACCTCGCTCTTATCTTCAACGTATTTCGACGCAGCAGATATCTCGGACTGGGCACGTCCTTATGTTCAGACGGTATATCAACTTGGACTAATGCGGGGAAGTGGAGGTGTGTTCCGACCACATGACCAGGTAACGCGAGAAGAAGCAGCCGTAATGCTCGATGCCATTTTACAAAAGAAAACATGGTCTGAGCAGTTACAACGTGGGGATGAACTTGGCGTTCAGCTGGGCTGGCAATATAACTCCACTACAGCTGAATTCAAGAAACAAGTGGAACAATCTGAGGTCAATACGCTCGTCCCACGCTGGTTTTTCCTGAATAGCAGTATGAATGTAACAGATCACGCGGACCCTGCATTGATCTCTTGGGCATCCGCCACCGACAGGCAGCTATGGCCATTGCTCGGTAATCGTTCGGATTCGGCACTTACCCATCAGATGTTATCCAGTTCGGCCAACCGAGCTGCAGTGATCTCACAGGTAGCCGCTTATGTCAAAACCTATAAACTGGACGGTATTAATGTGGACTTCGAGAATGTTGATCCTGCGGATCGTGAAGGTCTGACGGCATTTGTGACCTCTTTGACGGCTACGTTGCACGCACTCGGTGCTGTAGTGTCCGTGGACGTTTCGCCCGACCTGGGTACTGATTGGACGGATGCATTTGATTATGCCAAACTGGGCGCTGTATCCGATTATATGGTGCTGATGGGATACGAGGAACACTGGAACGGTGATCCGAAAGCAGGATCAGTGGCGTCTCTTCCATGGGTGGAAAAGGCTTTGGATACCATGCTCTCCGAGGTGGTACGTGCCAAAACAATTTTGGCCCTTCCGTTATATACACGAGACTGGTCTTCCGTGAATCCGGCAACCAGTTCTTGGGACATTACACTGGCAGACCAGGGAATGCGTGCGCATGCTACGGGATCTGTAAGACGATGGGATGCAAGTCTGGTTCAATATATTATCGGGTACAACAGTAATGGTAAGCCAAGATATATATGGGCAGAGGACAGTCGTTCGTTATCAGCCAAAGTGTTAATGAGTGAGCAACGGCAAATTGCTGGACTGGCTTACTGGTATATGGGCGGCGAAACAGCGGATGTATGGAACGCCATTTCGAATGCATCGCGATTTGAATCATATAACTTCTAA